The region CCATACTACGACAGATGCGAAATGAAATTCGAAAGATGCAAACATGAAAGACCACAACTCATCGACCTCGGAAACAAAAAAATCCGATGCTTCAAATACGAAGAAGGTGCATAAAAATGGAACTAAAAGCAACAAACATCTCATTTAAATACCCATCTGCAAAAGAGTACCTATTAAAAGACGTTAACCTAGAGCTGGACAACAGCAAAATTATGGGATTGATTGGAGACAGCGGAAGCGGAAAGTCTACATTGTGCAAAATTCTATCAGGATATGTTACAAACTACGAAGGTTCTGTGACTTTTGATGGAAATTCCCTCCCTAAAAAAGGATTCAAACCAGTCCAATTAATATATCAACATCCTGAAAAAGTAATGAATCCAAAATGGAAAATGGAACAGGTATTAAAAGAATCATGGGATGTCTCAGATGATTTATTAAATGAATTCGGTATTCAAAAATCCTGGCTTACACGATACCCACAGGAACTATCCGGAGGAGAGCTACAAAGATTTTCTGTTCTAAGATCTTTAAATCCAAATACTAAATTTTTAATAGCAGATGAAATGACCACCATGCTTGATGCAATAACACAAGTGCAGATTTTAGATTCCGTGCTGAAAATAGTAAAACAAAGAAATATGGGATTTTTACTTGTAAGTCACGACATGGATTTGGTCGATACAATCTGTGATGACAAAATCTATCTAAAGGATTTAAACAAAATTTAATAATTTATTTTTTTATTGTGCAATCAACCACACCAATATTTAAATTTTAAAACGTATCTGTAAATTTGTTAGTTGGTAATTTGATTTTATGATTTTTTATCATGAAATTTTGAATATTTTTATTTTTTCGAAAATTTTTCCGAAAAATATATAAATTACCCCATTTTTTCAAATTTTTATTTTCATTAAATTCATTCTTTTTATAATCTAATGATATTTGAATTATTATTTTTCTAATTATCTGTAAAATTTTATTGGATTCTTGCATATTCTTTTGTATAGTTGTAAATTTAAAAATAGAAATCAATAAATTTATATTATTGGAGATGCTTAAATAATATTATGCAAACAATCAAAAAAACATCTCCAATTAATAATTTAGAATCCATCCAATATATATTTTGTGTTGAATGTGACAATACTGTTGAACGTGAACCTAGGAAAGAAATTGAAGACAATAGTGTTCAATTAGAGTTAATGAATCCTTTTTATGAGGTTAAACGTGAAAAACCAGCTAATATATCCTTTGATATGGATGAAAATGGTGTTTATTCTTATTCTGATCCTTTTTGTAAACATTGCCATTCTCATAAAGTTACAAAACACGGTTATAATTACAGGGATTTGATAACTGAAGATGGTGAACATTATATTGCTAAAGTTCAAAGATATTATTGTCCTGATTGTGGTAAATATTCTCAAACAGAATTTATTGGTCAATATGAAAATTATTGTAATTTTTCTAATGAAACTAAAGAACGATCAATTGGTGTTCGTGAAATAAGTTGGTATCCATTCCGTAAATTAAAAGAATTATATCAAATTTTTTGCGGAATCATAATCTCTCATGAAACAGTTCGAAAAGCTCAAATAATAACAAATGATTTGTATTATTTAAATCAAGAAATTAAACCATCTGGTTTTTATGGTTATGATGTTCAATGGGAACCATTAGATGATGGATTCCATTATAGACATTTATTATTTGATTTAATTAATAATGCATCAGTTGCAGAGTTATTGGCTCCCAATGAAGACCTTAAAACAACATATGATTTCATCAACAAATCAGTAAAACCAATCCACAGAAAAGCCATTGTAACAGATTTAAAGCTAGGATATGATGGTGTTATGAATAAACTTGGATTTAAACATCAAC is a window of uncultured Methanobrevibacter sp. DNA encoding:
- a CDS encoding ABC transporter ATP-binding protein, with the translated sequence MELKATNISFKYPSAKEYLLKDVNLELDNSKIMGLIGDSGSGKSTLCKILSGYVTNYEGSVTFDGNSLPKKGFKPVQLIYQHPEKVMNPKWKMEQVLKESWDVSDDLLNEFGIQKSWLTRYPQELSGGELQRFSVLRSLNPNTKFLIADEMTTMLDAITQVQILDSVLKIVKQRNMGFLLVSHDMDLVDTICDDKIYLKDLNKI